The genome window CCACGAGAAAGCGTTCGATCCCCTCCGCGCGGGAGGCTTCCCGGGCCACGTCCTCCACAAACCCGGACGCCACGTCCCGGTCCGCCTTGATGACCACCAGCCGTTTCCCCTCCGTGATCCCCTCCTGCACGTGAGCCGCCACCTTGTCCAAGGCGACCGGCCCGTTCTCCCGCTTCCCGTTCGAGAGATACAGCTCCGGCCCGGTCTCGGTCCGGAACACGGTCAGATAGACGGCGGTCGTCAGGTCCGGGGCCTGGCCGTGGCGGGCCGACGGCATCGTGATCGACGACGCCATGTCGATCGTCGCCGTCACCATGAAGAAAATCTGGAGCAGGAACGCCACATCGATGAGGGGCGTCAGGTCGAGCTCTTCTTCGAAGTGGAGTCGGTTGTGCATGGGGGAGTCGTCAGTTTTCAGTGGGGAAACGACGCGGATCATCGTGCCGTTCACCCCTTCTCCGACTGTTCCAGGCCGTTGAGGAACTCCGTGAGCTGGCCGTGGACCTCGTCGCTGAGCCGGCCGATCCGGACCATGACCCAGCCCCCCAGCAGCGTCATCGGGATCGCGATCACCAGGCCCCACATCGTCGCCATCAGGGCGAGGCCGATGTCGCGAGCCAGGGCCCCGGGATCTCCCTTCTGCGTCGCCGAGATCTTGCTGAACGAGCCGATAATCCCGGTCACGGTCCCCAGCAGCCCGACAAGGGGGGCCGTCTTGGCCACGACCGCCATCCCGAGATGGAGATAGGTCAGCTCCGCCAGGACCTCCCGCTCGAACCGCTGCGTCAGCAGTTTGCCCAGCTTGCCGATCGACAACGCCCGGTGCGCCATCCCGACCAGGATCAGCTGCGCCGTCGCCTTGCTCCAATAGCGCGGCGAGTCACACACCTCGACCACGCCGTCATAGTCCCGCTGCTGCAGCCGGGACTGGATCTCCTCCATGAACTCGTCCCCGGCCCGGCCGTTGCGGAACTGCTTCTGGCGAATCTTGCGAACGACCAGGATCGCCAGAAACGCCCCCAGGAGCCCGAGCATCCCCTGCGTTCCGAAGATCACCGGCTCGGCAAAGTGCAGCACCCGATCGAGCATCGACCGTCCCCCTCGTTCCGCTCCTCCCGGAGGGAGGAAGTTGTTGCTGTTGATCCGTCCCCGTCCCCACCGCCCCTGCCCCGTTCTATCGCAGGAATGTCTGCCGGGCGACGACGAACGTGTAGTCCTTCGCGGTCCGGATCACGTTGAAATAGGTCCGCCGCACTTCCCGCAGTTTCCGGCTCGTCGCCCGGGCTTCGAGCGTTGCCAGCAGGTTCTCGGTCTTCGGCGAATAAAAGTGAAAGATCGTTCCGCGGTCCATGATCCCGGCCTTCCTCAGGAGCGCCTCGTCCGCCCCCTTCCGCTCCCCCCCCTGCCACCGGAAGTAGAGCCGCTTCTCGTCCTTCCCCGACTGGACCTTGCGGGTGACCGGCTGCGGGGAGGAGAGCTTCGAGACGTAGGTCAGGGTTCCATCGGCGGAGAGCACCCCCAGCTCGATCTCGAAGAAATCGAGCTGCCGGGCGTACTCCTCTACGGAGACGCCGTCGGAAAATTTCACGAACCATCGCAGCTCGCGGGGAACGCCCCCCGTGGTTCCGCCGCCCAGTCCC of Planctomyces sp. SH-PL14 contains these proteins:
- a CDS encoding ExbD/TolR family protein is translated as MHNRLHFEEELDLTPLIDVAFLLQIFFMVTATIDMASSITMPSARHGQAPDLTTAVYLTVFRTETGPELYLSNGKRENGPVALDKVAAHVQEGITEGKRLVVIKADRDVASGFVEDVAREASRAEGIERFLVGVVDAP
- a CDS encoding MotA/TolQ/ExbB proton channel family protein, which gives rise to MLDRVLHFAEPVIFGTQGMLGLLGAFLAILVVRKIRQKQFRNGRAGDEFMEEIQSRLQQRDYDGVVEVCDSPRYWSKATAQLILVGMAHRALSIGKLGKLLTQRFEREVLAELTYLHLGMAVVAKTAPLVGLLGTVTGIIGSFSKISATQKGDPGALARDIGLALMATMWGLVIAIPMTLLGGWVMVRIGRLSDEVHGQLTEFLNGLEQSEKG